From Sulfurimonas sp., one genomic window encodes:
- a CDS encoding sulfotransferase translates to MKDKYKLVFLIGAARSGTKLVRTILEQSENISVIPYDMNYIWKYGNYNVPHDELNDIELSEKEKKFIKNYIDKQQQKTKSPIIVEKTVSNCLRVDFIKKIFPDAKIIHLYRDGRDVALSAKDRWEGNLFDKEQQSKKDIFKKLLDLPLLAVMPYLLNYIKINVKHIFSTKSSSVESWGPIYNGIDIDKDKYSLLELCSLQWKKSVESTLKSLSKLKEGEEYINIKYEDLLSSTNDEVKKLVDFINIQDSEKLFDYCDKNIRSKNMNKWTNLEKTEIDKIELIEKDTLTKLGYKI, encoded by the coding sequence TTGAAAGATAAATATAAATTAGTTTTTTTAATAGGTGCTGCTAGATCTGGTACAAAACTTGTAAGAACAATACTTGAGCAGTCTGAAAACATTTCAGTTATACCATATGATATGAATTATATTTGGAAATATGGAAATTATAATGTCCCACATGATGAATTAAATGATATAGAATTAAGTGAAAAAGAAAAAAAATTTATAAAAAACTATATTGACAAACAACAACAAAAGACCAAAAGCCCAATTATAGTAGAAAAAACTGTATCGAATTGTCTCAGAGTTGACTTCATAAAAAAAATATTTCCTGATGCAAAAATAATTCATTTATATAGAGATGGTAGAGATGTCGCATTAAGTGCTAAGGACAGATGGGAAGGAAATTTATTTGATAAAGAGCAACAATCAAAAAAAGATATTTTTAAAAAGCTCTTGGACTTACCATTATTAGCCGTAATGCCATACTTATTAAATTATATAAAAATAAATGTTAAACATATTTTTTCAACTAAATCTTCATCAGTTGAAAGTTGGGGCCCTATATATAATGGAATAGATATTGATAAAGATAAATATTCATTATTAGAACTATGTTCTTTACAGTGGAAAAAATCAGTAGAATCAACATTAAAATCACTTTCAAAGCTTAAAGAAGGTGAAGAATACATTAATATAAAATATGAAGACTTACTGTCATCTACTAATGATGAAGTTAAAAAATTAGTAGACTTTATCAATATTCAAGACTCTGAAAAATTATTTGATTACTGTGACAAAAATATAAGAAGTAAGAATATGAATAAATGGACTAATTTAGAAAAAACAGAGATTGATAAAATTGAATTGATTGAAAAAGATACTTTGACAAAATTAGGGTATAAAATTTAA
- the carB gene encoding carbamoyl-phosphate synthase large subunit — MPKRTDINTILLIGSGPIVIGQACEFDYSGTQAVKTLKELGYRVVLINSNPATIMTDPEFADRTYIEPIKEDVIAKIIKEENVDAILPTMGGQTALNVATSMYEKGMLEGVEFLGAKPEAIHKGEDRSAFNEAMVKIGMDLPKSANAYSVEEAIEVAKEIGFPVISRASFTLAGGGSGVAYNMEEFEQLAAAGIEASPVNEIEIMESMLGWKEYEMEVIRDHADNCIIVCSIENFDPMGVHTGDSITVAPALTLTDKEYQRMRDASFAILREIGVDTGGSNVQFSINPKDGRMIVIEMNPRVSRSSALASKATGYPIAKVATLLAVGFTLDEITNDITGTPAAFEPVIDYVVTKIPRFTFEKFPEAISTLGTSMKSVGEVMAIGRTFKESIQKALCSLETGLCGFDPLDVDEETLKHEIRRPNADRALYVAEGFRRGMSIEEMFDTCAIDPWFLYQLEEIIEAEKNVTKDILTDANAMRILKADGFSDKRLAQLVAQNSNTACSEEDINKARKALDIVMEYNEVDTCAAEFEALTPYLYSTTNITKLPASKRASDKKKVLIIGGGPNRIGQGIEFDYCCVHAAFALKEMDIETIMYNCNPETVSTDYDTSDVLYFEPIDFEHVREVIEQENPDGIIVHFGGQTPLKLADSLTKIGAKISGTPSAVIDLAEDREQFSDFVNKHGLKQPANGLASAKEQAPAIAEKIGYPVLVRPSFVLGGRGMKIVYSEDELNEYMELAISVSNEAPVLIDKFLDQAIELDVDCISDGTDVYIGSVMQHIEEAGIHSGDSACSLPPMNLSDEMIAKVEAQTKTIALGLGVRGLMNVQYAIYEGEIYLIEVNPRASRTVPFVSKATGMPLAKVATRVMMEESLRDALNYYDKYNIVKEDNGVLKPELKGHVSVKEAVFPFHKLIGADLSLSPEMKSTGEVMGVSKNFGISFAKAQLSAGNKIPTGGTCFLSFVDTDKDKAVEIAQGLVRHGFKLVATKGTQKVLEQNNVECEVILKISEGRPNIEDSMKNDEIAMAINTSDNNTAKKDAVVIRQEVLKRSIPYFTTLSAARALILALDEMKDDSWSDAKAIQDFLV, encoded by the coding sequence ATGCCAAAACGCACCGACATAAATACTATTTTACTTATTGGTTCCGGTCCTATTGTTATTGGTCAAGCTTGTGAGTTTGACTATTCTGGAACTCAAGCAGTTAAAACTCTAAAAGAGTTAGGATACCGTGTAGTATTAATCAACTCAAACCCAGCTACTATTATGACTGATCCTGAGTTTGCAGACAGAACTTACATTGAGCCTATCAAAGAAGATGTTATAGCAAAAATCATCAAAGAGGAAAATGTAGATGCAATCCTTCCTACAATGGGTGGACAAACTGCACTAAATGTCGCAACTTCTATGTATGAAAAAGGGATGTTAGAAGGTGTTGAGTTCTTAGGAGCAAAGCCTGAAGCTATCCACAAAGGTGAAGATCGTTCAGCATTTAACGAAGCTATGGTTAAGATTGGTATGGATCTTCCAAAAAGTGCTAATGCATATAGTGTTGAAGAAGCAATAGAAGTAGCTAAAGAGATTGGTTTCCCTGTAATTTCACGTGCATCATTTACACTTGCCGGCGGCGGTAGTGGTGTTGCATACAATATGGAAGAATTTGAACAGTTAGCAGCTGCTGGTATAGAAGCTTCACCTGTAAATGAGATCGAGATCATGGAATCTATGCTTGGTTGGAAAGAATACGAGATGGAAGTTATTCGTGACCATGCCGATAACTGTATCATAGTATGTTCAATTGAGAACTTTGATCCTATGGGTGTTCATACAGGAGATTCTATCACTGTAGCACCAGCACTTACTCTAACAGATAAAGAGTACCAAAGAATGCGTGATGCATCTTTTGCAATTTTACGTGAAATCGGTGTTGATACTGGAGGAAGTAACGTTCAGTTTTCAATCAACCCTAAAGATGGTCGTATGATAGTTATTGAGATGAATCCTCGTGTATCACGTTCATCAGCGTTAGCTTCTAAAGCTACTGGTTATCCAATCGCAAAAGTTGCAACTCTATTAGCTGTTGGATTTACACTGGATGAGATTACAAATGACATTACAGGAACACCTGCCGCATTTGAGCCGGTAATAGATTATGTTGTAACAAAAATCCCGCGTTTTACATTTGAGAAATTCCCTGAAGCAATAAGCACATTAGGTACTTCAATGAAATCAGTTGGTGAAGTTATGGCTATTGGACGTACATTTAAAGAATCTATTCAAAAAGCGCTTTGTTCACTTGAGACTGGACTATGCGGTTTTGATCCACTTGATGTAGACGAAGAAACTCTAAAACATGAGATCCGCCGTCCAAATGCAGATCGCGCGCTTTATGTAGCTGAAGGTTTCCGTCGCGGTATGAGCATTGAAGAGATGTTTGACACTTGTGCAATTGATCCATGGTTTTTATACCAGTTAGAAGAGATCATTGAAGCTGAGAAGAATGTAACTAAAGACATTTTAACTGATGCAAATGCTATGCGTATTTTAAAAGCTGATGGATTTAGTGACAAACGTCTAGCTCAGCTTGTAGCACAAAACTCAAACACTGCATGTAGTGAAGAAGATATAAACAAAGCTAGAAAAGCTCTTGACATTGTAATGGAGTATAACGAAGTTGATACTTGTGCAGCAGAGTTTGAAGCACTTACTCCGTACCTTTATTCAACTACAAATATTACAAAACTTCCGGCTTCTAAAAGAGCATCTGATAAAAAGAAAGTTCTTATCATCGGTGGTGGACCAAATAGAATTGGACAAGGTATCGAGTTTGATTACTGTTGTGTTCATGCTGCCTTTGCTCTAAAAGAGATGGACATTGAAACTATTATGTACAACTGTAACCCTGAAACAGTTTCAACTGACTACGATACTTCAGACGTACTATACTTTGAACCAATTGACTTTGAACATGTTCGTGAAGTTATTGAGCAAGAAAATCCGGATGGTATCATCGTTCACTTTGGTGGACAGACTCCTCTTAAACTGGCAGACTCTCTTACTAAGATTGGTGCTAAGATCTCTGGTACACCTTCTGCAGTAATTGACTTGGCTGAAGATAGAGAGCAATTCTCTGACTTTGTAAACAAGCATGGTCTTAAACAACCTGCAAATGGACTGGCTAGTGCAAAAGAACAAGCTCCTGCAATTGCTGAAAAAATAGGTTATCCTGTTCTTGTTCGTCCGTCTTTCGTTCTTGGTGGACGCGGTATGAAAATAGTTTACTCAGAAGATGAGTTAAACGAATATATGGAACTGGCAATTTCTGTTTCAAATGAAGCTCCTGTTTTAATTGACAAGTTCTTGGATCAGGCAATTGAGCTTGATGTTGACTGTATATCTGATGGCACTGATGTATATATCGGTTCAGTAATGCAACATATTGAAGAAGCGGGAATTCACTCAGGTGATTCGGCATGTTCACTTCCTCCAATGAATTTAAGTGATGAGATGATCGCTAAAGTTGAAGCACAAACAAAAACTATAGCACTTGGTCTTGGTGTTCGCGGACTTATGAATGTTCAGTATGCTATTTATGAGGGTGAAATCTATCTGATCGAGGTTAATCCAAGAGCTAGCCGTACAGTTCCATTTGTATCTAAAGCTACAGGTATGCCATTAGCTAAAGTTGCTACACGTGTTATGATGGAAGAGTCTTTAAGAGATGCACTTAATTATTACGATAAATATAACATTGTAAAAGAGGATAACGGTGTACTGAAGCCTGAACTAAAAGGTCATGTATCTGTTAAAGAAGCGGTATTCCCTTTCCATAAATTAATAGGAGCTGATTTATCATTAAGTCCTGAGATGAAGTCAACTGGTGAAGTTATGGGTGTTAGTAAAAACTTTGGAATCAGCTTTGCAAAAGCTCAGCTAAGTGCAGGTAACAAGATCCCAACAGGCGGTACATGTTTCTTAAGTTTCGTAGATACTGATAAAGATAAGGCTGTTGAGATTGCACAAGGACTTGTACGTCACGGATTTAAACTTGTAGCTACTAAGGGTACTCAAAAAGTACTTGAGCAAAACAATGTAGAGTGTGAAGTTATTCTAAAAATCTCAGAGGGTCGCCCTAATATTGAAGACAGTATGAAAAATGATGAGATCGCTATGGCTATTAACACTTCTGATAATAACACGGCTAAAAAAGATGCAGTTGTAATTCGCCAAGAGGTACTTAAACGCTCTATACCTTACTTTACTACACTAAGTGCTGCACGTGCATTAATCCTTGCACTTGATGAGATGAAAGATGATTCATGGTCAGATGCAAAAGCAATACAAGACTTTCTAGTATAA
- a CDS encoding DegT/DnrJ/EryC1/StrS family aminotransferase, with translation MQIPFHKTHTTEEEINSMIEAIKSGWLTMGPRTVEFENKFKEYIGSNEAVSMNSATAALHLALKAIGLGRGDEVIIPTNTFVATAEVVTYFDAYPVLCDIEEDTYNIDVSKIESLITNKTRAIIPVHFSGQPCDMDEIYAIAQKYNLKVIEDAAHAIPSSYKGTKIGSLSGTDITCFSFYATKTLSTGEGGMATTSNSTYAKNMKINRLHGISRDAWDRYTTKGSWYYEVVDNGCKYNTTDINASLGLVQLKKQNMLRDKRAEIAKKYNRAFENCINIKTPFIKNDRETSWHLYVINIENRDEVIEKLKENGVGCSVHFIPIHKHPYYKNKYEFKDEDYPVANKVFQCSLSLPIYPDMNDEEVDFVIAKVKKVVGE, from the coding sequence ATGCAAATACCATTTCATAAAACACATACAACAGAAGAAGAAATAAACTCTATGATAGAAGCTATTAAGTCTGGTTGGCTTACTATGGGACCAAGAACAGTAGAATTTGAAAATAAATTTAAAGAGTATATAGGTTCAAATGAAGCTGTAAGTATGAATAGTGCCACTGCAGCCCTTCACTTGGCACTTAAAGCAATAGGACTAGGAAGAGGAGATGAAGTTATTATTCCTACAAATACATTTGTTGCAACGGCTGAGGTTGTAACTTATTTTGATGCTTATCCAGTTTTGTGTGATATTGAAGAAGATACTTATAATATTGATGTATCTAAAATAGAAAGTTTAATTACTAATAAAACTAGAGCTATTATTCCAGTTCACTTTTCTGGACAACCATGTGATATGGATGAGATATATGCTATAGCGCAAAAGTATAATTTAAAAGTTATAGAGGATGCAGCACATGCAATACCAAGCAGCTACAAAGGCACTAAAATAGGTAGTCTTAGTGGTACAGATATAACTTGTTTTAGTTTTTATGCTACAAAAACATTAAGTACAGGTGAAGGTGGTATGGCTACCACGAGCAATAGTACTTATGCCAAAAATATGAAGATCAATAGACTTCATGGAATCAGTCGTGATGCTTGGGATAGATATACTACTAAAGGTTCTTGGTATTATGAAGTAGTTGATAATGGATGTAAATATAACACTACGGATATAAATGCTTCACTTGGGCTTGTACAATTAAAAAAACAAAATATGTTAAGAGATAAAAGAGCTGAAATTGCTAAAAAATATAATAGAGCATTTGAAAACTGTATAAATATTAAAACACCTTTTATAAAAAATGATAGAGAAACATCTTGGCATTTATATGTAATTAATATAGAAAACAGGGATGAGGTGATAGAAAAACTTAAAGAAAATGGTGTTGGATGTAGTGTTCATTTTATACCTATTCATAAGCATCCATATTATAAAAATAAATATGAATTTAAGGATGAAGATTATCCTGTCGCAAATAAAGTATTTCAATGTTCTCTTTCACTACCAATATATCCTGATATGAATGATGAAGAAGTTGATTTTGTAATAGCTAAAGTAAAAAAAGTTGTTGGTGAATAA
- a CDS encoding sugar transferase — protein sequence MYKVFGKRLFDILASSVGFVLLLPFIVVVIIWIKLSSKGPLFYVQKRVGKDFKEFNLYKFRSMVVDADKVGPSVTSGDDPRITKVGKFIRRTKIDELPQLINVIKGDMSLVGPRPEVMKFVKEKEVEYKKVLSVKPGITDNAAIEYRDEEIIMEQYKDKEKAYIDIVLPEKINLYNKYIDDISFINDLKLIFKTLKVI from the coding sequence ATGTATAAAGTATTTGGTAAAAGATTATTTGATATTTTAGCTTCATCAGTAGGTTTTGTATTGCTTTTACCATTTATTGTAGTTGTAATTATATGGATAAAGTTAAGTTCTAAGGGACCTCTTTTTTATGTACAGAAAAGGGTAGGAAAAGATTTTAAAGAATTTAATTTGTATAAGTTTAGATCTATGGTAGTAGATGCAGATAAAGTTGGACCAAGTGTAACAAGTGGAGATGATCCAAGAATAACAAAAGTTGGAAAATTTATAAGAAGAACAAAAATTGATGAACTTCCCCAACTTATTAATGTAATAAAAGGTGATATGTCACTTGTTGGTCCTAGACCTGAAGTTATGAAATTTGTTAAAGAAAAAGAAGTAGAATATAAAAAGGTTTTGAGTGTTAAACCAGGTATTACGGATAATGCTGCTATTGAATATAGAGATGAAGAAATTATTATGGAACAATATAAAGATAAGGAAAAGGCATATATTGATATAGTACTACCTGAAAAAATAAATCTTTATAATAAGTATATTGATGATATTTCATTTATTAATGATCTGAAATTAATATTTAAAACATTGAAGGTAATCTAG
- the mreC gene encoding rod shape-determining protein MreC, with the protein MNKELLGFFLIFVALFVGAMYYTNIIQEPFISALNSIKSTYHNSVEHASKNINKHFFQAEHIEELEEKLEKFENNHLVMQQLASEVNDLYEVNKTDLKSNPKVELVRTISYQRFGDLNRLWIDMDDFNSSKVYGLTYKELIAGIVVAQGEKPLAILNKDIKCTYAVYVGEKKAPGVAHGNDDENIVVEYIPSWFKINKDDLVITSGLDNIFFKGLKVGTVLSISKSQGYQSAVVKPFYNSNEPSYFHLIKSVR; encoded by the coding sequence ATGAATAAAGAGCTACTTGGCTTTTTTTTAATATTTGTAGCACTCTTTGTGGGTGCTATGTACTATACAAACATAATCCAAGAACCATTTATATCGGCATTAAATTCAATAAAATCAACATACCACAACAGTGTTGAACATGCTTCAAAAAATATTAACAAACACTTTTTTCAAGCAGAACATATAGAAGAACTTGAAGAAAAACTAGAAAAGTTTGAAAATAACCACTTGGTTATGCAGCAACTGGCTTCAGAAGTAAATGATCTATATGAAGTAAATAAAACAGATTTAAAATCAAATCCTAAAGTAGAACTTGTACGTACTATATCATATCAAAGGTTTGGTGATCTAAATAGACTTTGGATAGATATGGATGATTTTAACTCATCTAAAGTTTATGGGCTTACATATAAAGAGCTTATAGCCGGAATAGTTGTAGCTCAAGGTGAGAAACCTCTTGCTATATTAAATAAAGATATAAAATGTACCTATGCCGTATATGTAGGTGAAAAAAAAGCTCCCGGTGTTGCACATGGGAATGATGATGAAAATATAGTTGTTGAATATATTCCATCATGGTTTAAAATAAACAAAGATGACCTTGTTATAACATCTGGACTTGATAATATATTTTTCAAAGGTTTAAAAGTTGGAACAGTACTCTCAATTAGTAAGAGTCAAGGCTACCAAAGTGCAGTTGTAAAGCCATTTTATAATTCCAATGAACCAAGTTATTTTCATCTTATCAAATCTGTTAGGTAA
- a CDS encoding polysaccharide biosynthesis protein — protein sequence MYLYYYYINRSKIQKTKNVVIYGAGKAGIKLEEEFRNSEYKIKYFIDDDEIIQGRSIDAIRILSPNEFKEKMCDKKFDLLVIAIPSASSEEIKTAYDNLYSYFKEIQILPSIEKILKDKNFKTQLKDISVEDLLARHPKDLDKEKISSFIKNKTVLVTGAGGSIGSEICRQCQIFGAKKLILVDHSEYNLYTIEQELDSIDVIPVMQSVVDKNSLDKTFETYRPDIVIHAAAYKHVPLVEHNIQEGIVNNIIGTKNTIDCSIKHHVKKFVLISTDKAVRPTNVMGTTKRICELYAQNSNGNGTDIVAVRFGNVLGSSGSVIPKFKKQIEDGKNITVTHPDITRYFMLIPEACELVLQAASLGQGGEIFILDMGKPIKIVDLASKMIELSGRNDINIEFTGLRPGEKLYEELLIDDSDCKTDYDSITVAKPTFYDIDKLNEDIMCLLNSEDKLSKLKKIVPEFNHNKNM from the coding sequence ATGTATTTATATTATTATTATATAAATAGAAGCAAAATACAAAAAACTAAAAATGTTGTAATTTACGGTGCAGGTAAAGCAGGTATAAAGCTTGAAGAAGAATTTAGAAACTCTGAATATAAAATAAAGTATTTCATTGATGATGATGAGATTATTCAAGGTAGAAGTATTGATGCTATACGCATATTATCACCTAATGAGTTTAAAGAAAAGATGTGTGATAAAAAATTTGATTTACTTGTAATAGCAATACCAAGTGCCTCTAGTGAAGAAATTAAAACGGCTTATGATAACTTGTATTCTTATTTTAAAGAGATTCAAATTCTTCCATCAATAGAAAAAATTTTAAAAGATAAAAATTTTAAAACACAGTTAAAAGATATTTCAGTAGAAGATCTTTTAGCAAGACATCCAAAAGATTTAGATAAAGAAAAAATATCTTCTTTTATAAAAAATAAAACAGTTCTTGTAACAGGTGCCGGTGGTAGTATAGGTAGTGAAATATGTAGACAATGCCAGATCTTTGGAGCTAAAAAACTGATATTAGTTGATCATAGTGAGTATAATCTTTATACTATAGAACAAGAACTTGATAGTATTGATGTAATTCCTGTCATGCAGTCCGTTGTAGATAAAAATTCACTTGATAAAACTTTCGAGACTTATAGACCTGACATTGTTATACATGCAGCAGCATATAAGCATGTACCACTAGTTGAACATAATATACAAGAAGGTATAGTAAATAATATTATAGGAACAAAAAATACTATAGATTGTTCTATTAAACATCATGTGAAAAAATTTGTTTTGATTTCTACAGATAAAGCTGTACGTCCTACTAATGTTATGGGTACAACTAAACGTATATGTGAACTTTATGCTCAAAATTCTAATGGAAATGGAACTGATATAGTAGCAGTTCGTTTTGGTAATGTGCTAGGCTCAAGTGGAAGTGTTATACCAAAGTTTAAAAAACAGATTGAAGATGGTAAAAATATAACAGTAACTCATCCAGATATTACACGATATTTTATGTTAATTCCAGAAGCTTGTGAGCTTGTACTTCAAGCAGCTAGTTTAGGCCAAGGTGGAGAGATATTTATACTTGATATGGGTAAACCTATTAAAATAGTTGATCTTGCTAGTAAAATGATAGAACTTAGTGGACGAAATGATATTAATATAGAGTTTACTGGTCTTCGTCCTGGAGAAAAACTTTATGAAGAGTTGCTTATAGATGATAGTGATTGTAAGACCGATTATGATTCTATTACTGTCGCAAAACCTACATTTTATGATATAGATAAGTTAAATGAAGATATAATGTGTCTTTTAAATTCAGAAGATAAATTATCAAAATTAAAAAAAATAGTACCAGAATTTAATCACAACAAAAATATGTAG
- a CDS encoding Wzz/FepE/Etk N-terminal domain-containing protein, whose protein sequence is MQEKQFIQKDDNELKELFKTILKYKKVIVIFTLVFTLASVLYVVFKPYKPIYKGKLLVEIGEVFNADNDAELIDKSKNLEEVINAKLNKHKIYASTPKRTTSLIELISQDQDKEKIKSTLEKAYQFIINRHSEKTKVYEKYTPTKKVGDIVIGNKPVNKPKKKLIVILAFITGFILSIFLVIFIEFVRSFKE, encoded by the coding sequence ATGCAAGAAAAACAATTTATACAAAAAGATGATAATGAGTTAAAAGAACTATTTAAAACAATTCTAAAATATAAAAAAGTTATTGTTATTTTTACTTTAGTGTTTACGTTAGCAAGTGTTTTATATGTTGTTTTTAAACCATATAAGCCTATATATAAAGGTAAGTTATTAGTTGAAATAGGTGAAGTATTTAATGCTGATAATGATGCAGAATTAATTGATAAATCTAAAAATTTAGAAGAAGTTATAAACGCTAAGCTAAATAAACATAAAATATATGCAAGCACTCCAAAAAGAACAACAAGTTTAATAGAGTTAATTTCCCAAGACCAAGATAAAGAAAAAATTAAAAGTACTTTAGAAAAAGCATATCAATTTATAATTAATAGACACAGTGAAAAAACTAAAGTATATGAAAAATATACACCTACAAAAAAAGTAGGCGATATTGTAATTGGCAATAAACCAGTAAATAAACCAAAGAAAAAACTTATTGTAATTTTAGCTTTTATAACAGGTTTTATTTTATCAATCTTTTTAGTTATCTTTATAGAGTTTGTAAGAAGTTTTAAAGAGTAA
- a CDS encoding glutathionylspermidine synthase family protein — MIKLQKLNPLNDSTLEELGFTWHTDSDGSKYVNNELVVITQDEAEAYYEAVNTIYDMYVEAAEYVIEHDLFFELGIPFNLVDMIKKSWENDVHWHIYGRFDLSGGIDGEPIKLIEFNADTPTALFETALLQWALLKQNNMDENKQFNNVYEAIQNNFKRLITLFDDTNTFEEHYDDWKILFSSVEGNDEEEATTRLLQQIATDAGFNTGYEFLHNVTFDENGIYDAEGVEYEYWFKLYPWEDIAHDEPELATTLNTIMQNQKAIILNPAYTLLFQSKGMLKILYDLFPDSPYLLRTSDQPLEGIKYVEKTMFGREGANTKIVDANGNVEVQIDGPYDNYKKTYQEYIEFPKDESGKKYQAGVFFAYEACGLSFRKGGEILDNMSKFVGHVIE, encoded by the coding sequence ATGATTAAACTACAAAAATTAAACCCACTAAATGACTCTACTCTTGAAGAGTTAGGCTTTACATGGCATACTGACAGTGACGGTAGCAAATATGTTAACAATGAACTTGTAGTTATCACTCAAGACGAAGCTGAAGCATATTACGAGGCAGTAAATACTATATATGATATGTATGTAGAAGCTGCGGAGTATGTAATAGAGCATGATCTATTTTTTGAACTTGGAATTCCTTTTAATCTAGTTGATATGATTAAAAAGTCATGGGAGAACGATGTACACTGGCATATATATGGTCGCTTTGATTTAAGCGGAGGTATAGATGGAGAGCCAATTAAACTAATAGAGTTTAATGCAGACACTCCAACTGCACTTTTTGAGACTGCCCTACTTCAGTGGGCACTTTTAAAACAAAATAATATGGATGAAAATAAACAGTTTAACAATGTTTACGAGGCTATACAAAATAACTTTAAACGTCTGATTACTTTGTTTGATGATACAAATACGTTTGAAGAACACTATGATGATTGGAAAATACTTTTTTCTTCTGTTGAAGGTAACGATGAAGAGGAAGCTACAACAAGACTTCTTCAACAGATAGCTACAGATGCAGGTTTTAATACAGGATATGAATTTTTACACAATGTAACTTTTGATGAAAACGGTATATATGATGCAGAAGGTGTCGAGTATGAATACTGGTTTAAACTATATCCTTGGGAGGATATAGCTCATGATGAACCAGAACTTGCGACTACACTAAATACTATTATGCAAAATCAGAAAGCAATCATACTAAACCCTGCATATACTTTACTTTTTCAATCAAAAGGTATGTTAAAAATTTTATATGATCTGTTTCCTGATTCACCTTACCTACTTCGTACTTCAGATCAACCTCTTGAGGGTATAAAATATGTTGAAAAAACTATGTTTGGACGTGAAGGTGCAAATACTAAGATCGTAGATGCTAATGGAAATGTTGAAGTTCAAATAGATGGTCCATATGATAACTATAAAAAAACTTATCAAGAGTATATAGAATTTCCTAAAGATGAAAGTGGCAAAAAATATCAAGCTGGAGTATTTTTTGCATATGAAGCTTGTGGACTAAGCTTCCGTAAAGGCGGAGAAATTTTAGATAATATGTCTAAGTTTGTGGGGCATGTTATAGAATAG
- a CDS encoding rod shape-determining protein produces MVFNKLVGLFSNDLSIDLGTANTIVIAKGRGIIINEPSVVAVKTEKYGQQRVLAVGHEAKEMVGKTPGNIRAIRPMRDGVIADFDMTEKMIRKFIEKAHGRSSLISPRIIICVPYGLTQVERKAVRESALSAGAREVFLIEEPMAAAIGAGVEIRNPQGNLVVDIGGGTTEIGVVSLGGLVLSKSIRVAGDKIDQAIVNYIRKKYNLLIGERVAEDIKINIGTAVPLETELAMVTNGRDQVEGLLSSVELTSEDAREAMREPLREIGEALRDVLEQMPPDLAGDIVNHGIILTGGGALIRQLDKFLSDIVKIPVFVADEPLLAVARGTGRALEEIDLLQELFENE; encoded by the coding sequence ATGGTATTTAACAAGCTAGTAGGACTTTTTTCAAACGATTTATCAATAGATCTTGGTACTGCAAATACAATTGTAATTGCTAAGGGACGCGGAATTATTATTAATGAGCCATCAGTTGTGGCGGTAAAGACTGAAAAGTACGGTCAACAGCGTGTACTTGCAGTTGGTCATGAAGCAAAAGAGATGGTTGGTAAAACACCTGGAAATATCAGAGCTATTCGTCCTATGCGTGATGGAGTTATTGCAGACTTTGACATGACTGAGAAGATGATCCGTAAGTTTATTGAAAAAGCTCACGGAAGAAGTTCTTTAATCTCTCCTCGTATCATTATCTGTGTACCTTATGGTCTTACTCAGGTTGAGCGTAAAGCTGTTCGTGAGTCTGCTCTAAGTGCAGGTGCACGTGAAGTATTCTTGATCGAAGAGCCTATGGCGGCAGCAATTGGTGCCGGTGTTGAGATCCGTAACCCTCAAGGAAACTTGGTTGTTGATATCGGTGGTGGTACTACTGAGATCGGTGTTGTTTCTTTAGGTGGTCTTGTTTTATCAAAATCTATCCGTGTAGCAGGTGATAAAATCGATCAGGCTATTGTTAACTATATCCGTAAAAAATACAACCTTTTAATTGGTGAGCGTGTAGCTGAAGATATAAAAATCAATATTGGAACTGCTGTACCTTTAGAGACTGAGCTTGCTATGGTTACTAACGGTCGTGACCAAGTTGAAGGATTACTAAGCAGCGTTGAGTTAACTAGTGAAGATGCACGTGAAGCTATGCGTGAACCTTTACGCGAGATCGGTGAAGCACTTCGTGACGTACTAGAGCAAATGCCACCTGATTTAGCAGGAGATATCGTAAATCACGGTATTATTTTAACAGGTGGTGGTGCACTTATTCGTCAGCTTGATAAATTCTTATCTGACATCGTTAAAATCCCTGTATTTGTTGCAGACGAGCCACTGTTAGCAGTTGCGCGCGGAACTGGGCGTGCACTAGAAGAGATAGACCTACTACAAGAGCTTTTTGAGAATGAATAA